One Vicinamibacterales bacterium genomic region harbors:
- a CDS encoding SDR family oxidoreductase: MAQPHPDSAVAIVGMGCRLPGADAPGQFWRNLRDGVESIRRLSADELLAAGASPADLGNPKHVPAAALVDMERFDAAFFGIPAREAELMDPQHRLFLECAWEALEDAGYDPGRYDGAISVFGGGIFDSYVTWNLLPAGVFDDKAGILQTVLANEKDYMTARVAYKLNLRGAACNVQTGCSTSLVAVHMACQSLLNFESDIALAGGVAVDVARRHGYFFHEGSVYSPDGHCRAFDADAAGTVFGNGAGIVALKRLEDAIEHGDAIRAVILGTAINNDGTLKVGFTAPSVTGQSQVIVEALAAAGVGAESIGYVEAHGTGTALGDPIEIQAMAKAFEAARRKPGSCLIGSVKTNIGHLDAAAGVTGLMKTVLALEHRLIPPTLHYRRPNPELQLHRTPFRIAADATPWAAGAAPGVPRRAGVSSFGIGGTNAHAIIEEAPAVPPSSPSRPAQMLTLSARSAAALDAASSRLVEHLRGTPDSNLADAAFTLHTGRAVFPHRRSVACRTAAEAADLLESGERVATHRFDGQPARIAFMFTGQGAQYAGMARALYQSEPVFRREIDACAAALGSEIDLLALLTADRDGASLTPTALAQPALFAVGYALAQLWRHWGVDADAAIGHSLGEWVAAALSGVVSAADGIRLVAARGRLMQDMPAGSMTAVPLPADTLRFESGSALSIAAINGPALVVVSGPTDQIERFEAGQREAGVACRRLHTSHAFHSASMDPVLDAFAAAVSRVALRAPQRRFISNVTGTWITDQQATSPAYWAQQLRAPVMFAAGVQTLVDAGFDFLLEVGPGRTLATLARAQAPDVAVAASLPGAQDPLSDHEVLLDALGRVWGRGAEIDWTAFYAGERRRRVPLPTYPFERQRHWIEPDEEEVERKRARVRANEKSPFPSEWLYVRCWTQTTPSGWGTAAPGAASGSCVVIADGSPISAQIVGALRARIGADRLIVAPDVSDSLFASLPAHDAAPRILHLGSAGRADAAHDERLLLENGFFALGRLAASLSRVGPAAAIVKVVTAGVDSVTGAEPIVPARATMSAACLVLPQEQPNVACQRVDIAPGSETLSHADLEALVTELLSDAPDPQVAIRGGRRWIPDVERLKGEPAYQHALRPGGHYVIVGGFGTIGVSIGCYLAKVVQARVSLVSRTALPPENEWNRWLETHPAHDPTTVRIQRARLLTQMGGVVASLAADAADARQLQQAFEAAEQRFGPIHGVVFAAGLMDDTGFAPLAALDREAVQAHFRPKTEGLRALDRALGSRRPDFCLVASSLSVVLGGVGYAAYAAANAYVDAYVQARNQAEASGWSVVNWDAWQPFGGELPKTSLLARLAMTPTQGVTVFDWLMRARGLGQVFVSTSDLAARIREHTEPKPVAPRPAASDAAASASPAAPAAIVDDGLTPTERRVLAIWESVLGISGVQIYDSFLDLGGSSLTAIQVIGRIEEQTGIRVTIEEFIFQTASQLAALVDSRQGHTAGVATVRA; this comes from the coding sequence GTGGCGCAGCCGCATCCCGATTCGGCGGTCGCGATCGTCGGCATGGGCTGCCGCCTGCCGGGCGCGGATGCGCCCGGTCAGTTCTGGCGCAATCTGCGCGACGGCGTCGAATCGATCCGCCGGTTGTCCGCCGACGAGCTGCTGGCGGCCGGCGCGTCGCCCGCCGATCTCGGCAACCCGAAGCACGTGCCGGCGGCGGCGCTCGTCGACATGGAGCGGTTTGACGCCGCGTTCTTCGGCATCCCGGCGCGTGAAGCGGAGCTGATGGATCCGCAGCACCGCCTGTTCCTCGAATGCGCGTGGGAGGCGCTCGAGGACGCCGGCTACGATCCGGGGCGCTACGACGGCGCGATCTCGGTGTTCGGCGGCGGGATCTTCGACAGCTACGTCACGTGGAACCTGCTGCCGGCCGGCGTGTTCGACGACAAGGCCGGCATCCTGCAGACCGTGCTGGCGAACGAGAAGGACTACATGACGGCGCGCGTCGCCTACAAGCTGAATCTGCGCGGCGCCGCGTGCAACGTGCAGACCGGCTGTTCGACGTCCCTCGTGGCCGTCCACATGGCCTGCCAGAGCCTGCTCAACTTCGAGAGCGACATCGCCCTCGCCGGCGGCGTGGCAGTCGACGTCGCGCGCCGCCACGGCTACTTCTTCCACGAAGGCAGCGTCTATTCGCCCGACGGGCACTGCCGCGCGTTCGACGCCGATGCCGCCGGCACGGTGTTCGGCAACGGCGCCGGCATCGTCGCGCTGAAGCGGCTCGAGGATGCGATCGAGCACGGCGACGCGATCCGCGCGGTCATTCTCGGCACCGCGATCAACAACGACGGCACGCTGAAGGTCGGGTTCACCGCGCCGAGCGTCACCGGACAGAGCCAGGTGATCGTCGAGGCGCTCGCCGCCGCGGGCGTCGGCGCCGAGTCGATCGGCTACGTCGAGGCGCACGGCACCGGCACGGCGCTCGGCGATCCGATCGAGATCCAGGCGATGGCGAAGGCGTTCGAGGCCGCGCGCCGGAAGCCGGGCAGCTGCCTGATTGGCTCGGTGAAGACGAACATCGGCCATCTCGACGCGGCCGCGGGGGTCACCGGGTTGATGAAGACGGTGCTCGCGCTCGAGCACCGCCTGATTCCGCCGACGCTGCACTACCGCCGTCCGAACCCGGAGCTGCAGCTGCACCGCACCCCGTTCCGGATTGCCGCGGACGCCACGCCCTGGGCGGCCGGCGCCGCGCCGGGCGTTCCCCGGCGCGCCGGCGTCAGCTCGTTCGGCATCGGCGGCACGAACGCGCACGCCATCATCGAAGAGGCGCCGGCAGTGCCGCCGTCGAGCCCCTCGCGGCCGGCACAGATGCTGACGCTGTCCGCCCGGTCCGCGGCGGCGCTCGATGCGGCGTCGAGCCGTCTCGTCGAGCATCTGCGCGGCACGCCCGATTCGAACCTGGCGGATGCGGCGTTCACGCTGCATACCGGCCGGGCGGTGTTCCCGCACCGGCGCAGCGTCGCCTGCCGCACGGCCGCGGAAGCCGCGGATCTGCTCGAGAGCGGCGAGCGCGTCGCGACGCACCGGTTCGACGGGCAGCCGGCGCGGATCGCCTTCATGTTCACCGGACAAGGTGCGCAGTACGCCGGAATGGCGCGAGCGCTCTACCAGTCCGAACCGGTGTTCCGCCGCGAGATCGACGCCTGCGCCGCGGCGCTGGGCAGCGAGATCGATCTGCTCGCGCTGCTCACGGCGGATCGCGACGGCGCCTCGCTGACGCCGACCGCGCTGGCGCAGCCGGCATTGTTCGCCGTCGGGTATGCGCTCGCGCAGCTGTGGCGGCACTGGGGCGTCGACGCCGACGCGGCGATCGGCCACAGCCTCGGCGAGTGGGTCGCCGCCGCGCTCAGCGGCGTGGTCTCCGCGGCCGATGGAATCCGGCTCGTCGCCGCGCGCGGCCGGCTGATGCAGGACATGCCGGCCGGATCGATGACTGCCGTGCCGCTGCCGGCCGACACGCTGCGCTTCGAATCGGGATCGGCGTTGAGCATTGCCGCGATCAACGGACCGGCGCTCGTCGTCGTGTCCGGCCCGACGGATCAAATCGAGCGATTCGAGGCCGGTCAGCGGGAAGCGGGGGTCGCGTGCCGCCGCCTGCACACCTCGCACGCCTTCCACTCGGCGTCCATGGATCCCGTGCTCGACGCCTTCGCCGCCGCCGTCTCGCGGGTCGCGCTGCGCGCGCCGCAGCGGCGCTTCATCTCGAACGTGACCGGCACCTGGATCACGGACCAGCAGGCCACGAGCCCGGCCTACTGGGCGCAGCAGCTGCGCGCCCCGGTGATGTTCGCGGCCGGCGTCCAGACGCTCGTGGACGCAGGCTTCGATTTCCTCCTCGAGGTGGGGCCGGGCCGGACGCTCGCGACGCTCGCCCGCGCGCAGGCGCCCGACGTTGCGGTTGCGGCGAGCCTGCCGGGCGCGCAGGATCCGCTCTCCGACCACGAGGTCCTGCTCGATGCGCTCGGGCGCGTGTGGGGCCGCGGCGCGGAAATCGACTGGACGGCCTTCTACGCCGGTGAACGCCGGCGACGCGTGCCGCTGCCGACGTATCCGTTCGAACGTCAGCGCCACTGGATCGAGCCGGACGAGGAGGAGGTCGAGCGGAAGCGCGCGCGCGTCCGCGCCAACGAGAAGAGCCCGTTCCCGTCGGAGTGGCTCTACGTGCGCTGCTGGACGCAGACGACGCCGTCGGGCTGGGGAACGGCGGCACCGGGTGCCGCTTCCGGTTCCTGCGTCGTGATCGCGGACGGCTCGCCGATCTCGGCGCAGATCGTCGGCGCGCTGCGGGCGCGGATCGGCGCGGATCGCCTGATCGTCGCGCCCGACGTCAGCGACAGCCTGTTCGCGTCGCTGCCGGCTCACGACGCGGCGCCGCGAATCCTGCATCTGGGCAGTGCCGGCCGCGCCGATGCGGCGCACGACGAGCGCCTCCTGCTCGAGAACGGGTTCTTCGCGCTCGGACGCCTCGCGGCGTCCCTGTCGCGCGTCGGACCCGCCGCCGCTATCGTCAAGGTCGTCACCGCGGGGGTCGATTCCGTCACCGGAGCGGAACCGATCGTTCCGGCGCGCGCGACGATGTCGGCGGCGTGCCTGGTGCTGCCGCAGGAGCAGCCGAACGTCGCGTGCCAGCGCGTCGACATCGCGCCGGGTTCCGAAACCCTGTCGCACGCGGATCTCGAAGCGCTGGTGACCGAGCTGCTGTCCGACGCGCCCGACCCGCAGGTTGCGATCCGGGGCGGGCGCCGCTGGATTCCTGACGTCGAGCGCCTCAAAGGAGAGCCGGCGTATCAGCACGCGCTTCGTCCGGGCGGCCATTACGTCATCGTCGGCGGCTTCGGGACGATCGGCGTCTCCATTGGCTGCTATCTCGCCAAGGTGGTGCAGGCGCGGGTCTCACTCGTGTCGCGCACCGCGCTGCCGCCGGAGAACGAGTGGAACCGCTGGCTCGAGACCCACCCGGCGCACGATCCGACGACGGTGCGGATCCAGCGAGCGCGGCTGCTGACGCAGATGGGCGGCGTCGTGGCATCGCTGGCGGCGGACGCCGCCGACGCACGCCAACTGCAGCAGGCATTCGAAGCCGCCGAGCAGCGGTTCGGACCGATACACGGCGTCGTGTTCGCCGCCGGCCTGATGGACGACACCGGCTTTGCCCCGCTCGCGGCGCTCGATCGCGAGGCCGTGCAGGCGCACTTCCGTCCGAAGACGGAAGGCCTGCGCGCGCTGGATCGCGCGCTTGGCAGCCGGCGCCCCGACTTCTGCCTCGTCGCCTCGTCGCTCTCCGTCGTCCTCGGCGGCGTCGGCTACGCCGCCTACGCGGCTGCCAACGCGTATGTCGACGCCTACGTGCAGGCGCGCAATCAGGCCGAGGCGAGCGGCTGGTCGGTCGTGAACTGGGACGCCTGGCAGCCGTTCGGCGGCGAGCTGCCGAAGACCTCGCTGCTCGCCCGGCTGGCGATGACGCCGACGCAGGGCGTCACGGTGTTCGACTGGCTGATGCGCGCCCGCGGCCTCGGCCAGGTGTTCGTCTCCACGTCCGATCTCGCGGCGCGGATCCGCGAGCACACCGAGCCGAAGCCGGTCGCGCCGCGGCCCGCCGCATCGGACGCCGCGGCGTCGGCGTCGCCGGCGGCGCCGGCGGCAATCGTGGACGACGGGCTCACGCCGACGGAACGGCGCGTTCTCGCGATCTGGGAGAGCGTCCTCGGGATCTCCGGCGTGCAGATCTACGACAGTTTCCTCGATCTCGGCGGCAGCTCGCTCACCGCCATCCAGGTGATCGGCCGGATAGAGGAGCAGACCGGGATCCGGGTCACCATCGAGGAGTTCATCTTCCAGACGGCCAGCCAGCTCGCCGCGCTGGTCGACTCGCGGCAGGGACACACCGCCGGGGTCGCCACGGTGCGCGCGTGA
- a CDS encoding ABC transporter permease encodes MREAMALIRARWLIVLSYRLQLIFSTLGLVVSIVPIYFISRAMQPMMAGKISGEGQEYFAFLVVGLVTMAFVNTATSALHTSFTTDIGNGSLEAVLATPISLPSLLTGMLGQAFTWTLIRTVLLLIGAWALGAHIVWSKALPTALVLVLTVLAYVPLGIVAAACVLAFRTTGPLPTAIVAGSMLLGGVYYPTNVIPSWLAALSAVVPLTYGLRSIRRLFIDGVPLPAVMGDVVVLAAFTLVLFVVSMVLFAWAFRHARYAGTLAQY; translated from the coding sequence ATGCGTGAGGCGATGGCGTTGATTCGGGCCCGGTGGCTGATCGTGCTGAGCTACCGGCTGCAGTTGATCTTCTCGACCCTGGGACTGGTCGTGTCGATCGTGCCGATCTATTTCATCAGCCGCGCGATGCAGCCGATGATGGCGGGAAAGATCAGCGGCGAGGGGCAGGAGTACTTCGCCTTCCTGGTGGTCGGTCTCGTCACCATGGCGTTCGTCAACACCGCGACGAGCGCGCTGCACACCTCGTTCACCACCGACATCGGCAACGGATCGCTCGAAGCGGTCCTGGCGACGCCGATCTCGCTGCCGTCGCTGTTGACCGGGATGCTCGGGCAGGCCTTCACCTGGACGCTGATCCGCACCGTGCTGCTGCTCATCGGCGCGTGGGCGCTCGGCGCGCACATCGTGTGGAGCAAGGCGCTGCCGACCGCACTGGTGCTGGTGCTGACCGTGCTCGCGTACGTGCCCCTGGGCATCGTCGCGGCAGCCTGCGTCCTGGCGTTCCGCACCACCGGGCCGCTGCCCACCGCGATTGTTGCCGGCTCCATGCTGCTGGGCGGGGTGTACTACCCCACCAACGTCATTCCGTCATGGCTGGCGGCCCTGTCGGCGGTGGTGCCGCTCACCTACGGCCTCCGCTCGATCCGGCGGCTGTTCATCGACGGTGTGCCCCTGCCGGCGGTGATGGGGGACGTGGTGGTCCTCGCCGCCTTCACGCTGGTGCTGTTCGTGGTGTCGATGGTGCTCTTTGCCTGGGCGTTCAGGCATGCGCGTTACGCCGGGACGCTCGCCCAGTACTGA
- a CDS encoding SDR family oxidoreductase translates to MSDERDETLSHGIAIVGMVGRFPGARDLETFWRNICDGKETISFFADEELDPFGLDPAVLRHPSYVKAKGIIDGVEQFDPAFFGYSGRDALLMDPQHRLFLECCWEALETAGYDPRAVKGLIGVYAGATQSSYQPYLYAHYDLLPNPDALSIAIANDLPFLTTRVSYKLDLKGPSCPVTTACSTSLVAIHLACQGLLNAECDLALAGGASLRIPQKAGYFYQEESILSPDGHCRSFDARAAGTVFSNGLGVVALKRLDDALADGDTIYAVIRGSAINNDGSRRASFTAPGVYGQSQVIADALASADVSADTIGYVEAHGTATSLGDSIEIQALQKTFGRDTSRKQYCAIGTIKSNIGHLDAAAGVAGLIKAALMLHHRQLPPAAMFERPNPDLHLEDTAFFVNTALKAWQPEAEAPRRAGVSSFGFGGTNAHVVLEEAPEPDPTDAAREWQVLPISAGSADGVNRATANLAGHLRRHPRTGLADAAYTLQVGRRAFAQRRAVVCRSTEEAAAAMESLDANAVFTGAYDGPGRQVVFMFPGQGSQHVDMARGLYDAEPLFRSIVDDCAAQLVPHLGVDLRTVMFPADGATAANGERLTRTSLAQPALFVIEYALAKLYLSWGIRPDAMIGHSVGEWVAACLAGVLELTDALKLVALRGRLMEEMPRGVMMMVPLPEASVRPMLGDGLWLAALNAPSMCVVSGSAERIDALHARLQSDGIDGQRLQTSHAFHSGMMDAAVPRFVGAVRQVRLTAPSIPFVSNVSGALITAEQATDPAYWGKQIREAVRFADGVAALLATPDRLFVEVGPGQALTTLVRRQAGAGAPAPVASLRRPQERAADAATVAAALAKLWIAGARIDWTAYHAGARRRRIPLPTYQFDRQRYWVSRASAPAAAPRPAAAQKKHDRIADVSRWFYIPGWTRAASVRRADVDPLAAPASWLVFADAAGVADACVARLRAAGHRVTVVREGTAFRSLASGEWAIDPFSRRDYDDLLKAIAAEDAGFDRVLHCWGAGDVVPQDASAIAMQREHYVLFWSLTLLTQALADANAGTVRVVVVTTGAQDVTGDEPLRAGKATSLGVCRVIPQEHPNLSCVSIDLASADAALQPRAIDDILHEASTPGADPFVAYRGGHRWVETFRPVALPAADGAAGLRPRGVYAITGGLGDIALNFAEYLARTAQARLVLIARSVPPDESAWDAYLRRNPKDLTALRIQRLRRIQSLGGDVLVLKADVTDPVSLSGALAQAEARFGPLNGVIHAPGLVTGDAFRTILETDDDIVKRQFEPKVTGLLALDAALGPRALDFCMLVSSLSVTLGGLRYAAYASANAFLDGAARARTRTSPTRWITVNWDGWIRAEEEAALAAAGKPVTGFLMTGAEGADAFGRILAHHSGPQVVVSTGDLQTRLDQWVKIAAAAAAPETDASAAPAGVRLPRPNLQTDFVAPRTDLEKQLAAIWQNLLGLERVGVNDSFFELGGDSLLGIQLTSTVKKQLDAKISAVTLFEAPTIAALAALLQAQQAEAAPAAAFDASRARGERRREKKLRAVGSGEALGA, encoded by the coding sequence ATGAGTGACGAACGCGACGAGACGCTGAGCCACGGCATCGCCATTGTCGGGATGGTGGGCCGGTTCCCGGGCGCGCGCGACCTGGAGACGTTCTGGCGCAACATCTGCGACGGGAAGGAGACGATCTCGTTCTTTGCCGACGAGGAGCTGGATCCGTTCGGCCTGGATCCCGCCGTCCTGCGCCATCCGTCGTACGTGAAAGCGAAGGGGATCATCGACGGGGTCGAGCAGTTCGATCCGGCGTTCTTCGGCTACAGCGGACGCGACGCGCTGCTGATGGATCCGCAGCATCGGCTGTTCCTCGAGTGCTGCTGGGAGGCGCTCGAAACCGCCGGCTACGACCCGCGCGCGGTCAAGGGGCTGATCGGCGTCTACGCCGGCGCGACCCAGAGCTCGTACCAGCCGTACCTCTACGCCCACTACGATCTGCTGCCGAATCCGGACGCGCTCTCGATCGCGATCGCGAACGACCTGCCGTTTCTCACCACGCGCGTGTCGTACAAGCTCGATCTCAAGGGACCGAGCTGTCCGGTCACCACGGCGTGCTCGACCTCACTGGTCGCGATTCACCTCGCCTGCCAGGGGCTGCTCAACGCCGAGTGCGACCTCGCGCTCGCCGGCGGCGCCTCGCTGCGGATTCCGCAGAAGGCCGGCTACTTCTATCAGGAAGAGAGCATCCTCTCGCCCGACGGTCACTGCCGCTCGTTCGACGCCAGGGCGGCGGGGACGGTCTTCAGCAACGGCCTTGGCGTCGTCGCGCTCAAGCGGCTCGACGATGCGCTCGCCGACGGCGACACGATCTATGCGGTGATCCGCGGCTCGGCCATCAACAACGACGGCTCGCGGCGCGCCAGCTTCACCGCGCCGGGCGTCTACGGCCAGAGCCAGGTCATCGCCGACGCGCTGGCGTCGGCCGACGTCTCGGCCGACACGATCGGCTACGTCGAGGCGCACGGCACCGCCACCTCGCTCGGCGACTCGATCGAGATCCAGGCGCTGCAGAAGACGTTCGGCCGCGACACCTCGCGCAAACAGTACTGCGCGATCGGCACCATCAAGTCGAACATCGGTCACCTCGACGCCGCGGCCGGCGTCGCCGGCCTGATCAAGGCCGCGCTGATGCTGCACCACCGTCAGCTGCCGCCGGCGGCGATGTTCGAGCGGCCGAACCCCGATCTGCACCTCGAGGACACGGCGTTCTTCGTCAACACCGCGCTCAAGGCGTGGCAGCCCGAAGCCGAGGCGCCGCGGCGCGCCGGTGTGAGCAGCTTCGGCTTCGGCGGCACGAACGCGCACGTCGTCCTCGAAGAGGCGCCGGAACCCGATCCGACCGACGCCGCCCGCGAGTGGCAGGTGCTGCCGATCTCGGCCGGCAGTGCGGACGGCGTGAACCGCGCGACCGCGAACCTTGCGGGACACCTGCGCCGCCATCCGCGCACCGGCCTGGCGGACGCGGCCTACACGCTGCAGGTCGGCCGGCGCGCCTTCGCGCAGCGCCGCGCCGTCGTCTGCCGATCGACGGAGGAGGCGGCGGCGGCGATGGAGTCGCTCGACGCCAACGCCGTCTTCACCGGCGCGTATGACGGGCCGGGCCGGCAGGTCGTGTTCATGTTCCCCGGGCAGGGCTCGCAGCACGTCGACATGGCCAGGGGCCTCTACGACGCCGAGCCGCTGTTCCGCTCGATCGTCGACGACTGCGCCGCGCAGCTCGTGCCGCACCTCGGCGTGGATCTGCGGACGGTGATGTTCCCCGCCGACGGCGCGACCGCCGCGAACGGCGAGCGCCTGACCCGGACGTCGCTGGCGCAGCCGGCGCTGTTCGTCATCGAGTACGCGCTCGCGAAGCTGTATCTGTCGTGGGGCATCCGCCCCGACGCGATGATCGGCCACAGCGTCGGCGAGTGGGTGGCGGCGTGCCTCGCCGGCGTCCTCGAGCTGACCGACGCGCTGAAGCTGGTCGCGCTGCGCGGGCGGCTGATGGAAGAGATGCCGCGCGGCGTCATGATGATGGTGCCGCTGCCGGAAGCCTCGGTGCGCCCGATGCTCGGCGACGGGCTGTGGCTCGCGGCGCTGAACGCGCCCTCGATGTGCGTGGTCTCCGGTTCGGCGGAGCGCATCGACGCGCTGCACGCGCGGCTGCAGTCCGACGGGATCGACGGACAGCGGCTGCAGACGTCGCACGCGTTCCATTCCGGCATGATGGACGCCGCCGTGCCGCGGTTCGTCGGGGCGGTGCGCCAGGTGCGGCTCACGGCGCCGTCGATTCCGTTCGTCTCGAACGTCTCCGGCGCGCTGATCACCGCCGAGCAGGCGACCGATCCGGCCTATTGGGGGAAACAGATTCGGGAAGCCGTGCGGTTCGCCGACGGCGTCGCCGCGCTGCTCGCCACGCCCGATCGCCTGTTCGTCGAAGTCGGGCCCGGCCAGGCGCTGACCACGCTGGTGCGCCGCCAGGCGGGCGCCGGCGCTCCCGCCCCGGTCGCGTCGCTGCGGCGTCCGCAGGAGCGGGCCGCGGACGCGGCGACCGTGGCGGCGGCGCTCGCGAAGCTGTGGATCGCCGGCGCGCGCATCGACTGGACTGCGTATCACGCGGGCGCGCGGCGGCGGCGCATCCCGCTGCCGACCTACCAGTTCGATCGCCAGCGCTACTGGGTGTCGCGGGCGTCGGCGCCGGCAGCCGCGCCGCGCCCGGCCGCGGCACAGAAGAAGCACGATCGCATTGCCGACGTGTCGCGCTGGTTCTACATTCCGGGCTGGACGCGGGCCGCGTCGGTCCGCCGCGCGGACGTGGATCCGCTCGCCGCGCCGGCGTCGTGGCTGGTGTTCGCCGACGCCGCCGGCGTCGCTGACGCCTGCGTCGCGCGCCTGCGCGCCGCCGGCCATCGCGTCACCGTGGTGCGGGAGGGGACGGCCTTCCGTTCGCTCGCGTCCGGCGAGTGGGCGATCGATCCGTTCTCGCGCCGCGATTACGACGACCTGCTCAAGGCGATCGCCGCCGAGGATGCGGGGTTCGATCGCGTGCTGCACTGCTGGGGCGCCGGCGACGTCGTGCCGCAGGACGCCTCGGCGATCGCGATGCAGCGCGAGCACTACGTGCTCTTCTGGAGCCTCACGCTGCTCACGCAGGCGCTGGCCGACGCCAACGCCGGCACGGTCCGTGTCGTCGTGGTGACCACCGGGGCGCAGGACGTCACCGGCGACGAGCCGCTGCGCGCCGGCAAGGCGACCTCGCTCGGCGTCTGCCGCGTCATCCCGCAGGAGCATCCGAACCTGTCGTGCGTCAGCATCGACCTGGCGTCGGCGGACGCGGCGCTGCAGCCGCGCGCGATCGACGACATCCTGCATGAGGCGTCCACGCCCGGCGCGGATCCGTTCGTCGCCTATCGCGGCGGCCATCGCTGGGTCGAGACGTTCCGCCCGGTCGCGCTGCCGGCGGCCGACGGCGCCGCAGGGCTGCGGCCGCGCGGCGTCTACGCGATCACCGGCGGTCTCGGCGACATCGCGTTGAACTTCGCGGAGTATCTCGCGCGCACGGCACAGGCCCGGCTAGTGCTGATCGCGCGCTCGGTGCCGCCGGACGAATCGGCGTGGGACGCGTATCTCCGCCGCAACCCGAAGGACCTCACGGCGCTGCGCATTCAGCGGCTGCGCCGGATCCAGTCGCTGGGCGGCGACGTGCTGGTACTGAAGGCCGACGTCACCGATCCGGTGTCGCTGAGCGGCGCGTTGGCACAGGCGGAAGCCCGGTTCGGCCCGCTGAACGGCGTCATTCATGCGCCCGGCCTCGTGACCGGCGACGCCTTCCGCACCATCCTCGAGACCGACGACGACATCGTGAAGCGGCAGTTCGAGCCGAAGGTGACGGGCCTGCTCGCGCTCGACGCGGCGCTGGGGCCGCGCGCGCTCGACTTCTGCATGCTGGTGTCGTCGCTGTCGGTGACGCTGGGCGGACTTCGCTACGCCGCCTACGCTTCGGCGAACGCGTTCCTCGACGGGGCGGCGCGCGCGCGCACGCGCACCAGCCCGACTCGCTGGATCACGGTGAACTGGGACGGCTGGATCCGCGCCGAGGAAGAAGCGGCGCTGGCGGCGGCGGGCAAGCCGGTCACTGGGTTCCTGATGACTGGCGCGGAAGGGGCCGATGCGTTCGGGCGCATCCTGGCGCACCACAGCGGCCCGCAGGTCGTGGTTTCGACCGGCGATCTGCAGACGCGCCTCGATCAGTGGGTGAAGATTGCCGCCGCGGCGGCCGCGCCGGAGACGGACGCCTCGGCCGCGCCTGCGGGCGTGAGACTGCCGCGCCCCAACCTGCAGACCGACTTCGTCGCGCCGCGCACCGATCTCGAGAAGCAGCTCGCCGCCATCTGGCAGAACCTGCTCGGGCTGGAGCGCGTGGGGGTGAACGACAGCTTCTTCGAGCTGGGCGGCGATTCGCTGCTCGGCATTCAGCTGACGTCCACCGTGAAGAAGCAGCTGGACGCGAAGATCTCGGCGGTGACGCTGTTCGAGGCGCCGACGATCGCGGCGCTGGCGGCGCTGCTCCAGGCGCAGCAGGCGGAAGCCGCGCCGGCGGCCGCGTTCGACGCGAGCCGCGCCCGCGGCGAGCGGCGGCGGGAGAAGAAACTGCGGGCCGTCGGGTCCGGGGAAGCGCTGGGGGCCTGA
- a CDS encoding ABC transporter ATP-binding protein: MIATTEDSVSSVVALAPPVAAARETAASVAVSLEGLNKRFALRRTWAQILKSPFTHNYAQALTDVSFTIERGEFFGLLGPNGAGKTTLFKILATLIIPDSGRALVNGFDCVRQVREVRRQLVPVVADERSLRWRLDAWENLRLYAVLYGVPKAEMKSRIEHVLDVVGLANTGTKTTGQFSSGMKQRLLIARALLARPRVLLLDEPTRGLDPLSARALRTVLKDDVCRGQGCTVVLATHNAEEAFNVCDRVAILDRGRLLTTGRASRLAEAFTDERYRVWVRATGRAALDELAASGQVLDVRQTSVEDDGWTVMEMRLPGGPSAAARVLASLVSRHVEVARFEPMQVSLAELIERVQQSSRAQEQSNA; encoded by the coding sequence ATGATTGCTACAACTGAGGATTCCGTCTCGAGCGTGGTCGCGCTCGCTCCGCCAGTCGCCGCCGCCCGCGAGACGGCCGCGTCCGTCGCGGTATCGCTCGAGGGGTTGAACAAGCGGTTCGCACTGCGGCGCACGTGGGCGCAGATCCTGAAGTCGCCGTTCACCCACAACTACGCCCAGGCGCTCACCGACGTGAGCTTCACCATCGAGCGCGGCGAATTCTTCGGCCTGCTCGGCCCCAACGGCGCCGGCAAGACGACGTTGTTCAAGATTCTCGCGACGCTGATCATTCCCGACAGCGGCCGCGCCCTGGTGAACGGCTTCGACTGCGTGCGCCAGGTGCGCGAGGTGCGCCGCCAGCTCGTCCCCGTCGTGGCCGACGAGCGCAGCTTGCGTTGGCGTCTCGACGCCTGGGAGAACCTGCGCCTTTATGCGGTGCTCTACGGCGTGCCCAAGGCCGAGATGAAGAGCCGAATCGAGCACGTGCTCGACGTCGTCGGCCTGGCGAATACCGGCACCAAGACGACCGGGCAGTTCTCGTCCGGGATGAAGCAGCGGCTGCTGATTGCCCGCGCGTTGCTCGCCCGTCCGCGCGTGCTGCTGCTCGACGAACCGACGCGCGGGCTCGATCCGCTCTCGGCGCGCGCGCTGCGCACCGTCCTGAAGGACGATGTCTGCCGCGGGCAGGGCTGCACCGTCGTCCTCGCCACGCACAACGCCGAAGAGGCGTTCAACGTGTGCGACCGGGTGGCGATTCTCGACCGCGGACGGCTGCTCACGACCGGCCGCGCCTCGCGCCTGGCCGAGGCGTTCACCGACGAGCGCTATCGCGTGTGGGTGCGCGCGACCGGCCGCGCCGCGCTCGACGAGCTGGCGGCGTCGGGGCAGGTGCTCGACGTGCGGCAGACCTCGGTGGAAGACGACGGCTGGACGGTGATGGAGATGCGGCTGCCGGGAGGTCCGTCGGCGGCGGCGCGCGTGCTGGCGTCGCTGGTGTCGCGGCATGTCGAGGTCGCGCGGTTCGAGCCGATGCAGGTGTCGCTCGCCGAGTTGATCGAGCGCGTGCAGCAGAGCAGCCGCGCCCAGGAGCAGAGCAATGCGTGA